CATCAACCTTAAGCGGTTGCAAAGAAAAATAAAACAAAAAAAGTATAACTTAGTTAATTCAATAAACACTATTTTTTACATAAAAGCCTAAAAAATGGATATCAAACAAATACAGGAACTGATTAAATTTGTTTCTCGTTCTGGAGTAAATGAAGTTGCTATTGAGCAAGAAAATTTCAAAATCACGATCAAAACAAACCAAGCACCAACAGTTGTGCATGCTACAGTACCTCAAGCTCCGCTTGTACAGGCTGCTGCCCCTGTTGCCACAGCTCCTACTGCTCCAAATGCAGCAACACCTGCTGTACCAGTTGCAGAAGACACTTCAAAATACATTACTATTAAATCGCCAATGATCGGTACTTTCTATCGTTCAGCTAGTCCAGAAAAACCAATGTTTGTTAATGTTGGCGATGAGATCAGTACAGGTAAAGTAGTTTGTATTATTGAGGCAATGAAACTTTTCAACGAGATTGAAAGTGAAGTTTCAGGCCGTATCGTTAAAATATTGGTTGATAATGCATCACCTGTAGAATACGATCAACCGTTATTTTTAGTAGAACCTATTTAAAGATTGACGTCACCCTGACCTGTAGCGCAGCGAAAAGCTACGAAGTAAATTTATTTCAGGGTCTTCTTTTTAAATGGATGCTGAAATGAATTCAGCATGACGATTATTTTAGAACAGAGACGAAACGTAAAAAATTATGTTTAAAAAAATACTAATTGCCAACAGGGGTGAAATCGCTTTGCGTATTATCCGTACCTGTAAGGAAATGGGCATCAAAACGGTTGCTGTTTACTCTACTGCAGATCGCGAGAGTTTACACGTACGTTTTGCTGATGAGGCTGTTTGTATTGGCCCCCGCCTAGTAAAGATTCTTATTTAAATATCCCAAATATTATCTCGGCTGCAGAATTAACTAACGCCGATGCCATACACCCAGGTTATGGTTTCTTATCAGAAAATGCTAAGTTTTCTAACATTTGCCGTGAGTATAACATCAAATTTATTGGTGCTACCCCAGAGCAGATTAATGGCATGGGCGATAAAGCTTCTGCAAAAGAGACCATGAAAATTGCCGGTGTTCCAACCATCCCAGGATCTGAAGGCTTGCTTACCAGCGTTAAAGAAGGTATTGCAATTGCCAATGAAATGGGCTACCCGGTTATCTTAAAAGCTACTGCCGGCGGCGGTGGCCGTGGTATGCGTGTGGTTTGGAAAGATGAAGATTTCGAAAATGCCTGGGACAGTGCACGTCAGGAATCTGGTGCAGCATTTGGTAACGATGGTTTATATTTAGAAAAATACATTGAAGATCCACGTCACATTGAAATCCAGATTATCGGAGATCAGTTTGGCAAAGCCTGCCACTTATCAGAACGCGATTGTTCAATCCAGCGCCGTCACCAGAAATTGGTAGAAGAATCTCCTTCTCCTTTCATGACTGACGAACTCCGCCAGAGAATGGGTGAAGCAGCAATTAAAGGAGCAATGGCTGTAAATTATGAAGGAGCAGGTACAATCGAATTTTTGGTTGATAAACACCGTAACTTCTACTTTATGGAAATGAACACCCGTATCCAGGTAGAGCACCCAGTTACCGAAGAGGTGATTAATTTCGATTTAATTAAAGAACAGATTAAAGTGGCTGCCGGAATTCCGATTTCAGGTAAAAACTATACCCCTGAAATGCACGCTATTGAGTGCCGTATCAACGCAGAAGATCCGGCAAATAACTTCCGTCCTTCTCCAGGTAAAATCACGAATTTCCATTCGCCAGGTGGCCATGGTGTTCGTGTTGATACGCACGTTTATGCTGGTTATTCAATTCCTTCGAATTATGATTCGATGATTGCAAAATTAATCTGCGTGGCCCAAACCCGCGAAGAGGCCATTTGTACCATGGAGCGTGCGCTTAGCGAATTTGTAATTGAAGGGATTAAAACGACCATTCCTTTTCATTTACAGTTGATGAAAGATCCTAACTTCAGGGCAGGTAATTTCACTACGAAATTTATGGAAACATTTGAATTTTCGGAATAATATAAACTATTTCTATATTTAACACGTAAATACCATTCTATTCAAATAGAATGGTATTTTTGTTTTCAACATGAGCGACACTAAAAAAACTTCACTTACAAAAGCTATCGGGCAAAGGAGCACCACTTTAGAGGCAGAAATGTCTTTTTTCGATCACCTGGATGTTCTCCGTAAACATTTAATCAGAGCCGTAATTGCCATTGCCGTTTTTACGGGTATCGCTTTTTACTTCAATGAAGAGATTCTTGATAAAATAATTTTTGGCCCGAAAAAACCAGATTTCTGGACATATCGCATGATGTGTAAGCTGGTAGAACACTTCCCGTCATTAGGCAAGGATATGTGTATCACCAAAATTAATGGCGAAATTATCAATACTGAGATGGCTGGTCAATTTAACCTTCAGTTAAATGTTTGTGTAATGTGCGGTATTGTGGTTGGCTTTCCTTATTTATTGTGGGAAATCTGGCGTTTTATTAAACCGGCATTACATGAAAACGAACGTAAATCGGCCAGTGGTTTTGTATTCTTCGCATCGGTACTTTTCATTATTGGTATCTTTTTCGGATACTTTGTGGTATGCCCGCTATCAGTTAACTTTTTAACAGGTTATACGGTAAGTGCCGAAATTAAAAATACATTCACAGTTGATTCGTATCTGTCATCTGTTGCAACTTTAACTTTAGGCACAGGGATTATCTTCGAACTTCCAGTTATTATTTTCATTTTGTCTAAACTTGGGTTGATGACACCAAAACTGATGAGATCGAGCAGAAGGTATGCCGCAGTTATTATCTTAATCATTGCCGCTATCGTTACGCCAACACCTGATATTATGACAATGCTAATTGTAGCTACGCCATTGTTCTTGCTTTATGAGCTGAGTATTTTTGTATCAGCCTACATAGAAAAAAAGAAGAAAAAGGCTGATGCTGCTTTCTACGCTAACTAACAAAAACATTACGAATAGATTTTATAATTCTCTATAAATTTGACAATGTCTGATACAAAAATTAAAATTGCTATTGGAGCGGATCACGCTGGGTTTGAATACAAAGAAATATTAAAAGATTTTTTACAGAATTACGAAGTAAAAGATTTTGGTACTTACTCAGAAAATTCTGTTGATTACCCAGATTTCGCCCATCCGGTTGCTACTGCTGTAGAAAATGGAGAATTTACCTATGGGATTTTACTTTGCGGATCGGCAAACGGTGTAGCCATCACCGCGAACAAACATCAGCACATCAGAGCAGGTTTATGTTGGGAGAATGAAGTTGCTTCTTTAGTCCGCAAGCACAACAACGCAAACGTTTTGTGTATACCTGCCAGATTTGTTTCGGAAGAACTGGCTAAAGAGATTACCACAACTTTTTTAACTACTGAATTTGAGGGTGGTCGTCACCAAAACAGAGTTGAAAAGATTTCGTGTTAACAAGAAACTTAACTAACTATTATCATAATGAACAAAAAGTTTTTAACCCTTGGCTTGGTATCGCTTGTTACCGCAAGTTGCTTCAGCCAAATTAAGCCGCTTAAACCTAATCCTGATGCGATAAGGTTTAGCAAGGCCATTAACTCAGAGAACGCTTACAAACATCTTTCTGTTTTAGCTTCTGATGAATATGAAGGCCGCGAAACAGGTACAAAAGGTGCCTGGATGGCTGCTGATTATATCCGTGATTATTTTCAATCGCTGGGATTAAAAGCACCGGTAAATGGTAGCTATTTCCAAAAAATAGATTTAATCAATTATACTGTTAACGAAAGTGTACTTACGATTAATGGACAGCCAAAACAAGTTAATAAGGATTTTCTAATTCCAATCACCTCGGTTGGTCCTAATGGCTTTATATTTAATACAGATGAAATCGTTTTTGCAGGTTATGGAATTAACAGGGAGGATTATAATGATTTTGAAGGTCTGAATCTTGAAGGAAAGGTTGTAATGATCTTTTCGGCCTCACCGCTTACCGCTGGCACCGAAAAACCAACTCCCCGTAGCCTAGCCATGGCAAGGCAGAAAAAAATATCATATCTGGCACAGAATAAAGCAAAAGCAGTGATCTTAATCGACACGGATTTCGATAAATTGGCTGATTATTCTAAAACTACTGCAATAACCGGTAGGTTAATGCTAAAAAACAAAGAAACCGAAATTGCTTTGCAGAAACAGAATCCATTTAATGTTATCACCATTTCTGAGGCAACAGCTAATGATATTTTTAAGGCTGCAGGTACGTCTGTACAGGATATAGCAAAAAAAATATTAGAAAGTAAAAAACCGGCTTCTCAAACAATAAATATTTCACTATCGGCAAGTTCACGTAAAAAAGAAAATGAAGTGCGTGGGGAGAATGTCCTGGGTTTCTTAGAAGGATCTGATCCAAAATTAAAGAAAGAGATTCTAATCATTACAGGTCACTATGACCACATTGGTATCACTCCGGATGCTGTAGGTACAGATAAAATAAACAACGGTGCAGATGATGATGGATCGGGCACCACTGGTGTTTTACTAATGGCAAAAGCATTTGTAAATGCAAAAAAAGCTGGAAAAGGCCCCAAAAGGAGCAT
The nucleotide sequence above comes from Pedobacter riviphilus. Encoded proteins:
- the accB gene encoding acetyl-CoA carboxylase biotin carboxyl carrier protein, which translates into the protein MDIKQIQELIKFVSRSGVNEVAIEQENFKITIKTNQAPTVVHATVPQAPLVQAAAPVATAPTAPNAATPAVPVAEDTSKYITIKSPMIGTFYRSASPEKPMFVNVGDEISTGKVVCIIEAMKLFNEIESEVSGRIVKILVDNASPVEYDQPLFLVEPI
- the tatC gene encoding twin-arginine translocase subunit TatC — translated: MSDTKKTSLTKAIGQRSTTLEAEMSFFDHLDVLRKHLIRAVIAIAVFTGIAFYFNEEILDKIIFGPKKPDFWTYRMMCKLVEHFPSLGKDMCITKINGEIINTEMAGQFNLQLNVCVMCGIVVGFPYLLWEIWRFIKPALHENERKSASGFVFFASVLFIIGIFFGYFVVCPLSVNFLTGYTVSAEIKNTFTVDSYLSSVATLTLGTGIIFELPVIIFILSKLGLMTPKLMRSSRRYAAVIILIIAAIVTPTPDIMTMLIVATPLFLLYELSIFVSAYIEKKKKKADAAFYAN
- the rpiB gene encoding ribose 5-phosphate isomerase B, with the translated sequence MSDTKIKIAIGADHAGFEYKEILKDFLQNYEVKDFGTYSENSVDYPDFAHPVATAVENGEFTYGILLCGSANGVAITANKHQHIRAGLCWENEVASLVRKHNNANVLCIPARFVSEELAKEITTTFLTTEFEGGRHQNRVEKISC
- a CDS encoding M28 family peptidase, with product MNKKFLTLGLVSLVTASCFSQIKPLKPNPDAIRFSKAINSENAYKHLSVLASDEYEGRETGTKGAWMAADYIRDYFQSLGLKAPVNGSYFQKIDLINYTVNESVLTINGQPKQVNKDFLIPITSVGPNGFIFNTDEIVFAGYGINREDYNDFEGLNLEGKVVMIFSASPLTAGTEKPTPRSLAMARQKKISYLAQNKAKAVILIDTDFDKLADYSKTTAITGRLMLKNKETEIALQKQNPFNVITISEATANDIFKAAGTSVQDIAKKILESKKPASQTINISLSASSRKKENEVRGENVLGFLEGSDPKLKKEILIITGHYDHIGITPDAVGTDKINNGADDDGSGTTGVLLMAKAFVNAKKAGKGPKRSILFMTVVGEEKGLFGSEWYSEHPVFPVENTIADLNTDMIGRTGEEYLGKPDSANYIYSVGSNMLSSELGKLSEQVNATYTKMKLDYKYDDPKDPERIYYRSDHYNFAKLGIPIIFYYDGMLQQDYHRPGDEVSKINFPLLSKRAKLTYFTAWELANRPKRPAVDMDGKGNLKK